The following is a genomic window from Paenibacillus sp. FSL R5-0766.
GCAGGGAAATGATCCTTTTTATCTTAAAATGGTCGCGACATTGAAACACTTTTTTGCCAATAATAATGAGAAAGATCGGCTAAATTGTTCATCCAGCATCGACCCTCGCAATTTGCGGGAATACTATCTAAAAGCATTTGAAACGCCATTTGTGGAAGGCGGAGCCTTGTCCATGATGACAGCTTACAATTCCATCAATGGTACACCTGCCATTGAAAGTCCATATGTGAATGATGTGGTTAAGGGTGAGTGGGCGATGCCAGGTTTCATTGTATGTGATGGTGGAGACCTGTCACAGACGGTGAATTATCATGGTTATCATACCAGTCATGCCGAATCAGCAGCAGGTGCGTTGAAGGCAGGAGTGGATTGTCTTACAGATGAAGTTGATCTTGTTGTATCTGCTCTGGAGGAGGCTCTTGACCAGAATCTGTTGGAAATAGCTGATTTGGACAGAGCGATCCGCAACATCTTTGGTGTGCGGATGCGACTTGGACAACTGGATCAGTCGGGGCAAAATCCATATGCGTCTATTTCCGAGTCGGTATTATGTGCACCGGAGCACGCCAAACTCAGTTATCGTGCCGCTGCCGAATCCATTGTTTTGCTCCAAAATGATGGATTGCTTCCGTTGCAGCCAGAAGCGTTGCAGAAAATCAGTGTGATTGGACCCCTTGCGGATGTTGTCTATACCGATTGGTACAGTGGCACACTGCCTTATCGTGTATCCGTCCTCGATGGACTGCGTAATCGACTACCTCAATCAGACATAACGTATGCAGATGGGAATGACCGTATTCAGCTGAAGACAACAGACGGACAAGTTGTAACTCTTGGTGCGCAAGGTACACTCGTCGCTGTACCGGAAGCCAGTGCACCTACAGCCGCCGAATTTGTACATCAGGATTGGGGTTGGGGAAGTCATACGCTGAGAAGTGTGAACAATAATCGATACGTTAGCTTAACCGAGCAAGGTATCTATCAGGCAAATGCACCGGAGATTGGTGGCTGGTTTGTGAAGGAAGTTGTTCGCATAGATCCTCTAACGGATGGAAGTAACACCTTGCGGACGTGGAACGGTATTTCTGTTGGGCTGAGCGAATATCAGGGACAGTCTGCTGTATCTCCACTCCGGCCACAAGGAGAACAGACTACAGCTACAGGTACAAATCAGAATGATATTGGTGACTATGGACACGCAAGTCAATCACCAGGCAATACACAGATACCTTCTGCATTCAAAATTGATATTATGACAAGCGGAATACAACAAGCTGTAGAAGCTGCACGTAGCAGTCAGGCATCTGTCGTTGTTGTTGGCAACAGCCCATACATCAACGGCAAAGAAGAAATTGACCGCCCAAGTCTGTTGCTTCCGCCGAGTGAGGTCGAGCTTGTCAAAGCTGTGTGTGAAGCTAATCCCAATACAGTGGTTGTCATTATGGGCAGTTATCCATTTGCCTTGCAGGAGTTGAAAGGTATTGCCCGCGCAATCGTTTATATGACACATGCAGGTCAGGAATTGGGGAACGCGCTTGCAGATGTGCTGTTAGGTCATTATGCCCCGGCAGGCAGATTGAATATGACTTGGTATGAAGACGAATCACAGCTTCCTGACATAATGGATTATGACATCATTCAGAATGGCATGACCTATATGTATCATGAAGGACCGGTTCAATATGCATTTGGTCATGGCCTGACGTATTCGGAATTCGAATACGAAGCGATTCGTGTAAGTCGCAGTGCTACAGAGGAATCCACCACTACAGATCAATTGAAGATTGAAGTGGAGATACACAATGCAGGTGAACGTGACAGTGATGAAGTCGTACAGATCTATGGAACTGCACATACCTCGCGAGTGAAACGCGCTCAGAAGCAACTCCTTGCTTTCCGCCGTGTTCATGTCAAAGCAGGGACACGTGTTACGATAAGTCTAGAAGTTCCTGTTCAGAAGCTGGAGCTATGGGATGTTACCCGAGATCGATACTGCCTGGAGACAGCAACCTGGGCTATCCTGGCAGGGCGTTCTTCCGCAGATATACGTCAGTCGGCTGATATTAAAATTGAAGGTGAGACGATTCCGGATCGTCCGCTGCACTTGCTTACCTTTGCCGAGAATTACGATGCTTGTGCAGGTGTTCTTCTGGATGAATGTCTGGAAGGGCGTTCGGCAGTTCGGGCAATCACTCCGGAAGAACCCTTATATCGAGAGGAGCAATCGTCCTGGATCGCTTTCAACCATAATGCTGTTCAAGAAGTACAAGGATTTGAAGCCAGAGTGGCAGCTTTTGGGGAAGAGGGCAGTCTGGAGATTCGTTCTGGAGGACTGGAGGGCGAACTGCTCGGTGTATGTGAAGTTTCTGGACCTGGAGGCAGTGTGAATGGGAAAGATATCAAGTGGACAACAGTCCAGTGTTCGCTTGAGGCGACACATAAGGTGAATGAGCTGTATATTATTTTCAAAGGTGGAGCAGCGTTACGGCACTTTAGATTGTTGTAGTTGTAGCATGTCCTGAATAATCAGCCTCCGAAACAAGCACAATAATGCTGTTGC
Proteins encoded in this region:
- a CDS encoding glycoside hydrolase family 3 C-terminal domain-containing protein — its product is MKEYHQYPMWDASRSLEERLDDLIARLTTEEKIRLIPTREAAVPRLGIPAYNVGGEAAHGVAWKGEATVFPQPLGLSSTWNTRLMQEIGSVIGDEARAYHHRDPEVHGLTLWAPTVDLERDPRWGRTEEGYGEDPVLTGEMSAALVKGMQGNDPFYLKMVATLKHFFANNNEKDRLNCSSSIDPRNLREYYLKAFETPFVEGGALSMMTAYNSINGTPAIESPYVNDVVKGEWAMPGFIVCDGGDLSQTVNYHGYHTSHAESAAGALKAGVDCLTDEVDLVVSALEEALDQNLLEIADLDRAIRNIFGVRMRLGQLDQSGQNPYASISESVLCAPEHAKLSYRAAAESIVLLQNDGLLPLQPEALQKISVIGPLADVVYTDWYSGTLPYRVSVLDGLRNRLPQSDITYADGNDRIQLKTTDGQVVTLGAQGTLVAVPEASAPTAAEFVHQDWGWGSHTLRSVNNNRYVSLTEQGIYQANAPEIGGWFVKEVVRIDPLTDGSNTLRTWNGISVGLSEYQGQSAVSPLRPQGEQTTATGTNQNDIGDYGHASQSPGNTQIPSAFKIDIMTSGIQQAVEAARSSQASVVVVGNSPYINGKEEIDRPSLLLPPSEVELVKAVCEANPNTVVVIMGSYPFALQELKGIARAIVYMTHAGQELGNALADVLLGHYAPAGRLNMTWYEDESQLPDIMDYDIIQNGMTYMYHEGPVQYAFGHGLTYSEFEYEAIRVSRSATEESTTTDQLKIEVEIHNAGERDSDEVVQIYGTAHTSRVKRAQKQLLAFRRVHVKAGTRVTISLEVPVQKLELWDVTRDRYCLETATWAILAGRSSADIRQSADIKIEGETIPDRPLHLLTFAENYDACAGVLLDECLEGRSAVRAITPEEPLYREEQSSWIAFNHNAVQEVQGFEARVAAFGEEGSLEIRSGGLEGELLGVCEVSGPGGSVNGKDIKWTTVQCSLEATHKVNELYIIFKGGAALRHFRLL